One Capsicum annuum cultivar UCD-10X-F1 chromosome 2, UCD10Xv1.1, whole genome shotgun sequence genomic window carries:
- the LOC107858487 gene encoding heterogeneous nuclear ribonucleoprotein H2 has translation MTSCNILLGFLFNRFCFHLELEGFFKAVFWKLPSFSAAMYGSRGAMLGSGGFSDGYEIGSKRPRMMESNPYFAVSSSASGYQQAFDYDSRFQPSAFPVVRLRGLPFDCTEVDIYKFFAGLDIVDIFLVNKDGRFSGEAFVVFAGHMQVEYALQRDRQNMGRRYVEVFSCKKQDYYQAIATEMKEEGYESDYRPSPPSRPKRAQNKDQLEYTEILKMRGLPYRCTKSDILKFFGKEFNLTDDKINITYRRDGKATGDAFVEFASVEEAKKAMCKDNEVIGSRYIELFPSSPDEARRGGSRSRQR, from the exons ATGACAAGCTGCAACATTCTGCTAGGGTTTCTCTTCAATCGATTTTGCTTTCATCTGGAATTGGAGGGTTTTTTTAAAGCTGTTTTCTGGAAGCTACCTTCCTTCTCCGCAGCTATGTACGGATCAAGAGG GGCAATGTTGGGGAGCGGGGGGTTTTCAGACGGGTACGAGATCGGCTCAAAGAGACCAAGAATGATGGAATCAAATCCCTACTTCGCAGTGAGCAGCAGTGCAAGTGGCTATCAGCAGGCTTTTGACTATGATAGCAGATTTCAGCCTTCTGCATTTCCTGTTGTTCGTTTAAGGGGTCTTCCATTCGATTGCACTGAAGTTGACATTTACAAGTTCTTTGCTGGCCTGGACATTGTGGATATTTTTCTGGTCAACAAGGATGGTAGGTTCTCTGGAGAAGCGTTTGTCGTCTTCGCTGGTCACATGCAAGTGGAGTATGCTCTCCAGAGGGATCGGCAGAACATGGGGAGGAGATATGTAGAGGTTTTCAGCTGCAAGAAGCAAGACTATTACCAAGCTATAGCTACTGAGATGAAGGAAGAAGGTTATGAATCTGACTACCGTCCTTCTCCTCCATCTCGTCCAAAGAGGGCCCAGAACAAAGATCAACTGGAGTACACAGAGATATTGAAGATGCGCGGTCTCCCATACCGTTGTACGAAATCTGATATTCTCAAGTTTTTTGGTAAGGAATTTAACCTCACAGATGACAAGATAAACATTACCTACCGCCGTGATGGAAAAGCTACTGGTGATGCGTTTGTGGAATTTGCTTCGGTTGAGGAGGCCAAGAAAGCTATGTGCAAGGACAATGAGGTGATTGGATCAAGGTACATCGAGCTATTTCCTTCGTCTCCAGATGAAGCAAGACGAGGTGGGTCAAGGTCACGGCAACGGTAG